DNA from Drosophila busckii strain San Diego stock center, stock number 13000-0081.31 chromosome 2R, ASM1175060v1, whole genome shotgun sequence:
GAACGGCTTGTGCGTTGACGCTAGCCTAGCATTCAAAACAAAGCCTTTcactcttgttgctgctgcctgttattattttgcataacgacaagtagtttatttatacaaaaatcaaatgcacattttgcaataaatttgtagaacgcattcacacacacacacacacacacacatgcgcattgacacaaatgtttattgcaaaatgaaaagcaagcCAAGGACGGCGACAGTGTAGACCAAAAcagaaatcaaatcaattaaaagtgtaaatgaaaaaaaagaagcgtaataaacaattgatttaTGCACTTCACTAAGCTAACTCGTCATATGCATTTCTCTTTTAAAAACTCAAGCGTTTCATTTCCGTTTCATTTCGCTAACCAAGAGTGTAGCGTATTCAAACTGCGTCATAGGCCACGCGCTCTAATAATCTctgaaaaaaaagtaaatgaaaagaaagcaaaactgTAAATCAAGCATAACTAagaagaatataaaaaatgaaaacaaaatgccaaaaaaaaacaaaaatttatttaaaagcgaAAGAGCGATAATGTAatcaaacattatttaaacttttgctgtgTGTGATACTGGTTGtggttttgttgctgttacgtTCCGTTTGCTTGCCCTCATTTTCatacaagttgttgttgtatgcgTGCTATGAATGCTTGTCTTTATTATGGGCcaagtgtatgtgtataaaacacaaacacacacacagatagaaatacaagcatatgtatgtgtgtgcatgagtgTGAGCAAACATTGCCAACTGATTTTGTGTGAgcaaaatgaatacaaaagtCATATGTTTTCtaacaacacaaacacacacacacaaacacagagagcaatacatacatagcactcgcttgctctctatttactttttggttttgcgTCTCGCGTGccagttttatatattgtgtatGCAGGTCAagataaaacacaaaaagcaaaagcaaaaagcaaacacaaacatattttaactGCGCGCTGCGAACACGAAGAGCCTAAGAGCGTGAGagaagcgagagagcgcgcgcgtgtTTGCGCTctgacattttgttttgtgttttggcaacatgttgctaaagcaaacacaatcAGCTGTGCTGGCACAcgatttgtttgtgtgtgtgtgtgtgtgtgtgtgtgcgcttgctgctgttgccaagcGCGACTTTAGCAACAATCTAAATTCTACGAGtcttaattgcaattgctgccgACTGACCTTGTGTGAATTTGTTAAAGCTTGACTTGTGACGTCACACAGCGTTAGCAACATGTGTaggaaaattgcaattgtgcagcatttgctctctcgctcgctcttggctgttgtgtgtgctttgaCATGGCAACAGCTGCCTGATTAAGTAACGACCTGGTTGCCTGgtttttgcaacaattgttgttgttgttgttgttcttgttttggGGGCCGCCTTGAGGCCGTGTCAGTGTGTCGCTACTAGACAAGGATCTGGGCCAAAGTAAAACGATGtcagtctatatatatatatacatatgtatatatagcagcaACCTTCAAAGCATAATTCGATGTTCATATATACAGGGTGACCCAGTTGCAGAGCTTGGTCTGACATTCAAAGCTGCAGTTGCCAAGCCAAGAGACAAATCAATGCCACCctcaaacccaaacccaacccCTAAAACTAACAACAGCCTTGTATTCAATATCtttttcgctttcgctttcacttttgcagttgcaactacaTCAAACataaggagcagcagctgcagcaacagacGAAGTGGGCAGGAAGTCGAAGCAACAAGTCCGGAGCTGGCAGCAATGATACCCACTAGTGTTACCAATTCACCGCCAGCCGCTGGCCTGGCACAAAACGGTGGCACTGCTGCTctcagcggcagcgctgccgccacatccacaacagcaacagcagcacagcagagCAACTACAGCTCCATTGTGCTGGGCCTGGCCTCGCTTATACTGGAGGGCAGGCCCATAGCCGATGATGAGTATCAAACCCAACAGCAACCACATCAAAAAccgccacagcaacagcaacaacagcaacaacaacaacagcagcaacaacatcagtcAGGACGCCATTCACCACGCCCCTCCACATCGCGTGCAGCTATAAACATAACAACGAATCCGTATCGCTCCACAGCCCATGCGTCCAGTCAGGATTATGCATATGGCtatagccaagccaagcatCAGCTCTGGACCCAGAAGCTTTGCCAGCTGCGTCAGGTTTCGCCCTCGGCGCAAGGCATGAGCGCTGAGCCCGAGCTGGTGTCACTCTCCATCAATGGCGAGTTGAGCGCTGGCGAGCGTGGCGACTACGAGATTGTGCGCCGGGTTATGCTGAATCGTGCTGGAGTTCCAACGTTTTCAGCAACTTCGACAGTCACCACAGCAGCTGCGGAGTCAAGCAGCTCCAGTGCCTCATCCAGTTCACCGGATAATATTTTACACTCGCTGCAATCTTTGGCCACCACCTGTTTGCGTGGCGGCGGTCCAACTGTTGCCGAGTCGCGTAGCCTCAATCTTGGAGCAGCTAGCAGCACCGTTAGTGCTGCCAGTCTGCTGGACTATAACTGCAGTCGCAATGGCGCCGGCGGGGCGGGTGGGGGTGCAGCAATGGGAATTGGCTCTAGAGTTGTGGGAGGAGGATttgtaacagcaacaacatcagtgGTTGCAAacactgccagcagcaacactgcCAGCTgcactagcaacaacaacaacaacaacagcaacaataataacaacaacaacaacaacaacaccacacGGCCCAAGCACGGGCCACACTGTGATCAGTTCCTCAGGAAGATGGGGCTAGCCAAGGGCGATGCTGCCGATGCTTCTTCTGAGGAGCACATCTGTGATATGTCTTACGTAAATATAACTGtaagtataaaaacaaagagctCTATATATGACGAAAACTTTgccaaacataatttatacaaaaatgtgaATCAGAATCATAATCATTCAATTCGAAttaatgcattcaaataaccattcaaattgaattaaaaaaaaaaaagaaaagaattaattcaatttcaaaataattctaattcaaaaatattttaattcaaaatgaattaaattcaaaaatgagTTGAATCTTTTACATCTCTggtatttagtttataatcATTAGCCCATCTAATGTTTGCTGAACGAAATTCACTTacgtatttaatataaattagaaaaatgaaatacagACTTTCgctataaaatcaaatttaatttaataaataaaaagttttcgAGTAAAAGATTTTGCTTTCGGTATATATCAACTTAATCgtaaaagctacaaatattgTTCAAGATTTCTGAATTtcttttcaaataataaattcagctACGTTAGCCTAACCCTAAACCTGGATAGGAAAATCGAGACCCAGTACGCGCATGATAAATAAACACTTTAATTTAtggattatttttatatttaaataaacgataattttttaagtaattttgtTTAGAGATTCAAACATAAGCAAcagtttttttaatattatttttaattttctacattgtttaataaattgaatttaatcctttttttttagtgttcTCGTTGGCGCGCGCATTGTTTAAAGCTGGAGGCGATTTTGGCGCGACGCGAGCCCGTCTGCATTGAGGTTTACTTGGGACCCGCCGGACACAAAATATTACTGGAGCAATGGATAATAAGCGGCAAGGAGAAGTGAGTGATGCTAACTTGATTCGAATTTGAATACTAAATGTTCTTCCTTTATTTTTATCAGAGTGCCACCACCCACCATGACGCTGCCGTCGCTTTGCAGCGCCATACGCAGTCAATTGTACTTCTCGCAAATTGTGGCCTGGTGCGATCTGCTGCGCAAGTGTGATCCCTCGGTCTATGACAGTGGGCGTGTCATCTTTGCCAGCAGCCCCAGCAATGCGGGCGACCTGGCGGGTCAGTCGACCTGCCGACGTCCGCGTCTGAACATCTTCTATAGGATCAGGCCCTGCAGTGCGCAGCTGAGCGGCAGCATCCACAGCAACGATGACGGCTTCAGCGCCAAGGCGAACGTGCACAACTTTCCGCACGTGAATATTGCGGAGAACTTTAGTGTGGCGGTGTGCGTGAAGAGCTTGCCACGCTTCAATGGCGGCCTGCCGCACATTGTGCCGCTGGCAGTGAAGCCCATGCGCacgctgccagctgctgccacgcccacgggCGGTGGTGCTAGATgcgcagccacgcccactgggCTGGGGGCACGCATAGCCAACCATGCGgcaacgccaacaacaacaacaacaacaacaacaacaacaagcagcagctgtgataGCTATAGAACTAGTAGCAAACAATTGGAGGAGACGCTGACGCACACGGGTGCGGAGCAGGTGGAGACGGCAGCGGAGGCGGACGGACATCGCgagcggcagctgcaaaagTATCGCAAGCGAATGCAGCGACGTGATAAGAAGCGCGAACGTAAACCATATGAACAAATGGAGCAGATGGAacaggaggagcagcaggatgaggaggaggaggaggaggagccgCACCCGCACCAAGAGGAAGATGCGCAAACTCAGGCCATGGTCATGACGTTGAGAGCACCACGTCGCATTGCCATGATCTCAACTGGCACACAGACATCGCTCAGCAGTTGCCAGCAATGTGGCAGCGAGAAGACGCTCATGTGTCTCAATTGCAGCGGCGAGGACTCGCTAGATGGGCAAGACGAGCACTATAACGATAGCAGCGCCTCCGAAATGGATGAGatctccagctgcagcttcagcagctCCGATTTCATTGTGGGCACGCCACGCAACAAGGCCGAACTGCTGCTCCAAGCCATACAGCGTACGCCAAAGAATCGGAAGGGATTAGCTCGCAACGATCTCAACTGTAGTCTGGCCGCGAGCCAGAACAATAATCAGCTAAAGGCAGCAATCAGCGGAGGTGGAGGCGGAAAcggaggcggcggcggaggCAGCGGCTGTCAGGTGTGCAAACGCCAAAAGACGCAGCACAACTTTGCCAATGGTCAGAGGCTTAGCGAAGCGAAGAGCAATCAAGTCACCAATGGCAGCAATGGacacaccagcagcagcagcaatagcaatggtCATGGCAATGATGTGTGCATGGAACAGGAAGTGGAGCAGGTAATGGAATGAGTTTTCAATTGCAAGCGAGATGAGATTACTCCATCGATCTCTACTAGTCGAATAATTGGGAACCAATTGGGTTGGGCAGGTTTAGagtcattaaaaattgctaaaagaAAAAGTCCAGAAATATGACGAATCGCTGTTGAGCAGCTGAACTAATAGAATTAATAGGAATTAAatgattaatatattttggaaATAAATGGTTCGATTGAACTTAATTCTAACTATAAGACTTCACCTTCCCCTCCCCTCCATACATCCCATTTACCAGAACACATCCCATCTATTCCTAGAAGCGTCACAATGGGTCACATGGCCTCTGGGTATTCCCGTTAGGGAAACCTGTCTAACCTAAACATGGGATtatcttttaaaattttgactTTTCGATGAAATTTTATCGAATTTCCTTAGCTTAGCAGATGAACTATGATAAGAAAGTTGAGGAGcgtaaaaagctttaaaaaacagaaaataaatttaactattgAATCTTAATTGACAATCCATGCTCATTACTTTCCTCTCTCTTGTGCTCACAGTGCGCCTCTACCAAGCTCACGCCCAAGATCGATCGCTGCTCCTTGGAATCACAGGAACGCTGTCAGACACCACCCCACATTTCCATACTGCCAGATGAGTCGCTTGTGGTGCAGTTCAAGACGCCCATCAGTCATGTGCCGCTCAAGCAGCAGGATTATCAGTGCTcatcgcagtcgctgctgtcCGTGGGCGCCCATGCGGGCAAGTCGCCCAGCCAGCTGCGCCTCAACTGCCAGAATGCAGCACAGCTGCTGGACAGAGAGACGCCGCCGCCATTgttgtcgccgctgctgcgcaAGGCGCTGCCCAAGGTGAATCTGACGACAATCTTTtgtagcggcagcagctccagctccagctcagcgCCCATCGCCATTGACAGCAGTTTGGCCTTTAGCTTTGAGCCGTCGACACTTTGCTatgcgcagtcgcagtcacagtcgctgctgacgccacCGGAGAGCTGCAGCAATCTGCAGGTGCAAAAATCCTACTCGGCGCCAACGCTGCCCAATGCCTTGTCCGTCTCGCCGCGCTTTGCCAAGCAGGCGGCGTTCTATAAGCGACGCTCGCGCCATTTGAGCGATCGCTCGGATCGCAGCTCGCTGGGCTCCGATGAGCAGCTGTCGGATGAGGATTTCGAGTCGGGCATGTGCAGTCCGGCGGGTTCGCCGCTGAAAACACGCGCGCGTCTTTGCACGCTGTTTGGAGCACGCCCGCTGCTGGGAAATCTGGAGGAATCGCTGCTGCAGAAGCGTCTGCTGCCCAAGATTGAGGTCTCTGGCTTTCGCCTACAGCTGGGCGCCTCGGGTGGCTTCTGTCCCACACAGCTAACCATTCCGGCCAGCGCGTATTTCTACGAGCTGCAGGGCGAAACGCTCAGCACGCCTTACCTGGTGCGTAGCCTCGCCTGGTGGTAATCCTCGCCAGCTTAAGCTAATCTTTCTCCATCATTGCAGTGTGAGATACGCCTGCCTCGCAAGGGTTACTCCGTGCCGCGCCAGGGCACAGTGCAGGCCACGCTGCTCAATCCCATGGGGACGGTGGTGCGCATGTTTGTCATACCCTACGATATGCGCGACATGCCGCCACTGCATCGCACCTTCATACGCCAGCGCATCCTCGCCGAGGAGCTGCCAAGCACCAGCGGACCCTGCCCCGGCGTCGGCTTGCATCGTCAGCGGGAACGCGAGCGggagccaagcagcagccccaCCACCAACGGATGCAGCAGCACCACttccaccaccaccagcaagCTGGGACACTTTATCAGCCCAGAGCAGATGAAGCGTCTACGCTACTCTATACATCTAaggttaatattaattaatattaggTTAATGTAAATGCGTCATtcaaattaatcaaatcaCATGTATTGAAGttagaaaaatgtaaatttatcattcattcatttttattgcacattaAGCAGTTTAAattgatgctgatgatgaatcaattcatttgaattatttttgcattgcgCTTGCTTTCAATATCAATTCGCTTAATCTTTTGTTGAAAGAACATTTAATGTGAGCAGCTGAATGAAtagcttatattaaattaatgttcttccaattataaattagctgcaatttatttgttaatgtcaactcaatttatttatatatatactcaaAAATCTATTTCAATATGTGACAAAAACGAATGACATATTTACAGCCCTAAATAATTCATACTATGCTTTGActattaagcaatttattgtgattagctaaactaatttatgttGTACAATTGCAGGTTCCAAACATCGCGTTCGGGTCGTTTATCACTGCACACGGACATTCGTCTATTGATCTCAAGGCGCACGGACTGCGACACGGCGGCGGCGCATGCCAAGGGCTTGTTGGAGGCGCCCAATGAGCTGGTGACGGATACGTTGATGCCAACGGAGCCCAGGTACAGTGCGCGTCAGGAAAGCGCCGGCAAGATTTAGTAGTTAATGTGCTGCCTGGGCGTGGCAGGTGTTGATGGGCTTATGCGAGGCCTATGGAAGCAGCTGCAGACGCGTTGGCAACTCTGGCAGCAGTATCCCAAATATCAACTGTAAATTGTAGTGTAGTAGACTAGTCTGAATGGCTAAAAGGAAAGCAAGAAAGCTGCGAGAAATCATTTTGAACAGTGGGAACTGCAAGAAATTCCCGAGAGAAAGAagaacacatacacatacacatacactttgctttattagtttatatacatatatatatatatatatctttaacTATGTCTAACTTTTGTTGAAATCTATTTAAAAcacttttcatttgaattacGTTTATGCTGAGGTCAGAACGATAACGATAATCGCCTAAGCTCCATTTACttagaaagaaaagaaagaaaaaagaataagaaaaagaaaagtaaagaaatgcaagcagcaaatatctcaatttacacaaaacaaattcttGGGGGTCCATATAGCAATATGTAATAGAAATTAGTTACAACCCAATCAATATGCAATactaaagtttatatatatatatagaagtatATATAGCTGACTGAGTGAGTGATTCAAATTGTGACAACGGTATGAGTGTGATTGCTATAGATTGCtatgcagcagcaaggacaagGCGGCAATCCAAACCAGAAGAAGAacaagaatatatttttaaataacaaaatttatttaaatacaaaacgtTTCGACAATTTCCAATCATTTACGCAATGGGATTGTGCGCGTCTTGtcttaaagaaaaaaaaacatatatagagtatataacatatatagagTATATGCGTTATATGTGTTTGAAGTAGTGTTTTATGGATTAGCATTGGAAATTTGCAGTAGTTTTTAGTCTCCGGGGTTCAAGTAACGACTGCTCTCGAGCAGGGTGggaattttgatttttttttcgttttacTGGGGGGGCGCAAGTATTTGATGGCTGCGTGGCTCATATcgatcgttgttgttgttagcgtAGTGTATTTCAAACTAGCATTCAGCTCttcaaacttttaattgattaaaaagtaaaaacaaagcataacTTTCTCtgcttacattttgtttgaatttgtattttgtattgcgTGTTTTTTGAAGCGTGCCTGTGATACGATATGAGCTGCctgatgataatgataatgatgatgatgatgatgaggtaTTTCTATAATATAGGGATCTTTagttaaatacaattaatcaATATTGTGTATACAtctatacaacaacaacaacaacaaatgaaaataacaagAAATGCAGtgaatgcaatatatatatatacaaacataaatataattttgttatttaaaccatacgttttttttttgattttgcaacAAGTGCTTGGTATTAATCAAAATTTCTGCACGCATCGAATTGATCGTTGAGTGCGATTTCTCAAGCACAACTGTACTTCAATATTGCTAATATGCTAATATCagtgtgtacatacatacttagGTCTGtgttaaattcaaaactaaaactcTTATTTCCATTGATACCTGACTATAACTATTGACTACTTACTACAGCtattaacaacattttgaatctaggactcacacacacacacacacacacacatacacaattgTAAGTGAaactaacaataaaacaaattcagcAATTAAGGAAAAGAGTCAAACTTCAATTTGAGCACTAAAAGcaatgaaagcaaagaaaataatcataatgtaaaacaaatgtttCTTTATTTGTTCAACTGTTATAAGTAGAGAGCTTAATGTGCCCAGTCAATAGCAACTATGTAACACCAATATACAACAAGAAAAATGATTCAAATAAAgggttttgtgtttttaatcaaaaaaaaaaaaaaaaagaaaaagggcAAGCAACAAGTTGTTTTCATTActttcttattttttaaaatttgcgcCAAGTACTGGCTCGATGATAACAAATTTTATCGATAGCTTGCTCAAGCAACAATATATCGCAAGCACTGCATTCACAGTCACGCTGTGGTAATAAAGCAGTGCAAAAGttgagcaaaataaaaataagattaGTAATTAGAAtaacaatattatataaaaatgatgcGCTGCAAATTGTTACCGCGTGCTCTAAAATTGCTGACACAAACTCGCTGCGCCAGCAACAAGGCAACAcgagtgagcagcagcaacagcaatgtgaAGGCGCATCAGAGTGAAAATCAAATGCCAGAGGAGGCACCAACGGCAGAACAACAGCTGACGGCACGCGAGCCGCTGGTGAAGAATTTCTTTGTAGGCGTCATGGACAAGGAGCTATTGGGCTTTCCAGAGGTAATACCACGTGAGGAAATGGCCAATCTGCAGAAtacgctgctgccgctgaagAATTACTTTGTCGAGCAAGTGAGTCCCAAGCAGGCGTGGAATGACTTAAAGCAGTTAAGGCTTTTTGGCTTAAATGTGCCCACCGACTATGAAGGCAGTGGCTACAATTGGAGCGCTAGCCTCATGGCAAGCGAGCCGGAGTGCAACGTGACCAGCGTTGGATTGGCGCTGCAGACGCATCGTGTGGTTGTGGACATGCTGTGCGAGCTGGGCACTgtggaacagcagcagcgctattTGCCGGCATTGGCCAGTGGACAGCTCATGGGCACCGAAGCTATCTTTGAGTATACGCCGCCCGAAGAGGACATATTCGGTGCACAAGCAACTTATGATATGGCAGCAAGTCGTTGGGTCTTAAATGGCGAGAAGGCGTTTGTGGTTGTCGCACCCGGCGAAGCACGTCAGCTGTTCCTGGTGCTGGCACAAACACAGGCAGCAAATCTGCCCGGACCTGCTGGCGTTGGCTGCAGTATCTTTCTGGTGGACTCTCAGCAGAAAGGTGTGCGCCTCGGAGAGGAACACTCCAGTTTTGGTTGCCGTGAAGTTCCCATGCGTCGTGTGCACTTTGACAATGTGCAGCTGGAAGAGCAACAAATGATTGGATTGGCGcacaatggcaacaaatatGCAGAGCAACTCGTGCGCTCCTCTCGGTTACGCAGCAGCCTCTTGGGCATATCACTCTCCAAGCAGTTGCTCAATCAGCTCACCAGCTTCAGCATCGATACTAGACAAGGTGGCGCCCAGATCCAGTGAGTAGCTCCAACTTTTTTTGAAACCAATGCTaacttgttttgcttttagagATTTGGAGCTGACCCGTGTGCACTTATCGCAGATGATGTGCTCTATTTATGCCATGGAGAGCATGCTTTATCTAACTGCTGGCATGCTGGATGAGTTTGCTGGCCAGGATGTGACGCTGGAAAGCGCCATTACCAAATATTATACAATGCGTGAGACCTATAACATTGCCACACTCAGCATGGGCATATTGGGACCCAAGAGTCTGCACAGCGGACAGCCCTTAGAGCAAGGACTACGAGATGCAGCTCAGCTGGTGACACAAGGCGAATCCCCCAGTACGCTAAGCTTGTTCATAGCGCTCTCAGGACTGCAACATGCAGGCGTAAGCCTTACTGCTTAGAAAATCAAAgttgaattattaataaattaatcgATCCTTATGTAGCAACTGATGAACGCCGGAGTACGCAAGGCACGTAATCCACTCTTCAATCCTGGACACATCTTTGGCAAATTCCTCTCCACCGACAGCATTGAACAGCCCAAGATACGCGGTATTCTGACAGAGAATTTGCATCCAACTTTAGAGGCCTCGGCTCAGTGCATAGAGCACTCTGTGGCGCGTCTCCACATGGCCGTGGATTTGATGTTCACCCGTCATGGCAATGCTGTCGTGGAGAAGCAGCATGAGATGCAACGTCTGGCCAACATTGCCTCCAACATTTATGCCATGTGGGCAAGCGCGGCGCGTGCGTCCCGCTCCTACTGCATTGGTCTGCCTTTGGCGGATCATGAGCTGCTCACTGCCTCTGCTGTATGCAATCAGGGACGTGATGAGGTTACTCGGCTGGCCATGGAGATTTACAATGGCAATTATATGAATAATGATAACAATCTGCTGCGACTCGCTAACCAAGTGACCAAGAGCAGAGGTTACTTTCCTGTGCATCcactaacatttaatttttaagtgttCTCCTCACCTTGTTatgcaataaatgcaataatttaaacgATTTAATCAAGGAGAATTAACATGTTAAAAACTACAATTGAAGTTCAACTTAAACcgctaaacaatttaaatgtattatgCTGGATGACAGTATGTAACGCACAGCTCGTATTATGCTGCCATTTTGAGTCGAACGAAAGCAAcactctaaaaaaaaaattaaagagaaTTTTGGATGGAAGCCAAAATATTTCAGAATAAAGCTTCGTCTCAAAGATTTGAGTTTGACGCAAAAGGTTCGTCTCAATTGCATTATTTGTACCCAAAGTTAGCTAGCGTTAATTTGTCCCGCCGTTGACTACAAAACTAAGCAGATTTGACGGGGAAAAAGCGGAATTGGCAGCACTGCTCTTCACAACTCTAACTGTTCAAcacttgaataat
Protein-coding regions in this window:
- the LOC108596559 gene encoding uncharacterized protein LOC108596559 translates to MIPTSVTNSPPAAGLAQNGGTAALSGSAAATSTTATAAQQSNYSSIVLGLASLILEGRPIADDEYQTQQQPHQKPPQQQQQQQQQQQQQQHQSGRHSPRPSTSRAAINITTNPYRSTAHASSQDYAYGYSQAKHQLWTQKLCQLRQVSPSAQGMSAEPELVSLSINGELSAGERGDYEIVRRVMLNRAGVPTFSATSTVTTAAAESSSSSASSSSPDNILHSLQSLATTCLRGGGPTVAESRSLNLGAASSTVSAASLLDYNCSRNGAGGAGGGAAMGIGSRVVGGGFVTATTSVVANTASSNTASCTSNNNNNNSNNNNNNNNNNTTRPKHGPHCDQFLRKMGLAKGDAADASSEEHICDMSYVNITCSRWRAHCLKLEAILARREPVCIEVYLGPAGHKILLEQWIISGKEKVPPPTMTLPSLCSAIRSQLYFSQIVAWCDLLRKCDPSVYDSGRVIFASSPSNAGDLAGQSTCRRPRLNIFYRIRPCSAQLSGSIHSNDDGFSAKANVHNFPHVNIAENFSVAVCVKSLPRFNGGLPHIVPLAVKPMRTLPAAATPTGGGARCAATPTGLGARIANHAATPTTTTTTTTTTSSSCDSYRTSSKQLEETLTHTGAEQVETAAEADGHRERQLQKYRKRMQRRDKKRERKPYEQMEQMEQEEQQDEEEEEEEPHPHQEEDAQTQAMVMTLRAPRRIAMISTGTQTSLSSCQQCGSEKTLMCLNCSGEDSLDGQDEHYNDSSASEMDEISSCSFSSSDFIVGTPRNKAELLLQAIQRTPKNRKGLARNDLNCSLAASQNNNQLKAAISGGGGGNGGGGGGSGCQVCKRQKTQHNFANGQRLSEAKSNQVTNGSNGHTSSSSNSNGHGNDVCMEQEVEQCASTKLTPKIDRCSLESQERCQTPPHISILPDESLVVQFKTPISHVPLKQQDYQCSSQSLLSVGAHAGKSPSQLRLNCQNAAQLLDRETPPPLLSPLLRKALPKVNLTTIFCSGSSSSSSSAPIAIDSSLAFSFEPSTLCYAQSQSQSLLTPPESCSNLQVQKSYSAPTLPNALSVSPRFAKQAAFYKRRSRHLSDRSDRSSLGSDEQLSDEDFESGMCSPAGSPLKTRARLCTLFGARPLLGNLEESLLQKRLLPKIEVSGFRLQLGASGGFCPTQLTIPASAYFYELQGETLSTPYLCEIRLPRKGYSVPRQGTVQATLLNPMGTVVRMFVIPYDMRDMPPLHRTFIRQRILAEELPSTSGPCPGVGLHRQREREREPSSSPTTNGCSSTTSTTTSKLGHFISPEQMKRLRYSIHLRFQTSRSGRLSLHTDIRLLISRRTDCDTAAAHAKGLLEAPNELVTDTLMPTEPRYSARQESAGKI
- the LOC108595209 gene encoding complex I assembly factor ACAD9, mitochondrial; the protein is MMRCKLLPRALKLLTQTRCASNKATRVSSSNSNVKAHQSENQMPEEAPTAEQQLTAREPLVKNFFVGVMDKELLGFPEVIPREEMANLQNTLLPLKNYFVEQVSPKQAWNDLKQLRLFGLNVPTDYEGSGYNWSASLMASEPECNVTSVGLALQTHRVVVDMLCELGTVEQQQRYLPALASGQLMGTEAIFEYTPPEEDIFGAQATYDMAASRWVLNGEKAFVVVAPGEARQLFLVLAQTQAANLPGPAGVGCSIFLVDSQQKGVRLGEEHSSFGCREVPMRRVHFDNVQLEEQQMIGLAHNGNKYAEQLVRSSRLRSSLLGISLSKQLLNQLTSFSIDTRQGGAQIQDLELTRVHLSQMMCSIYAMESMLYLTAGMLDEFAGQDVTLESAITKYYTMRETYNIATLSMGILGPKSLHSGQPLEQGLRDAAQLVTQGESPSTLSLFIALSGLQHAGQLMNAGVRKARNPLFNPGHIFGKFLSTDSIEQPKIRGILTENLHPTLEASAQCIEHSVARLHMAVDLMFTRHGNAVVEKQHEMQRLANIASNIYAMWASAARASRSYCIGLPLADHELLTASAVCNQGRDEVTRLAMEIYNGNYMNNDNNLLRLANQVTKSRGYFPVHPLTFNF